A portion of the Drosophila sechellia strain sech25 chromosome 2R, ASM438219v1, whole genome shotgun sequence genome contains these proteins:
- the LOC6615263 gene encoding inositol-pentakisphosphate 2-kinase isoform X3, whose amino-acid sequence MTAERGPRSPGTWQKLRLRATEPLPQWTAKNLHALLDLPAAMELRQIELIYRAEGNANLVLALPQFKKVLRLPKMISSRLRQAAHQRHELADEVARPEGQRVSSERAGTEKAGDLTMPDFMAYIGIMRRLLGNEFVCGADIVAIPKEDDRFWINEHIRDQRPVSRLDKEFVGPFGLLLPDVTQLPATFDVLLANLQAKGTTGDETGAAAGGGGGGGNGGGAGTRTKNRSAVRRLGDTYAIEIKPKQGWLQLASDVNDLFDLMPSGAVTKPKEATCNQEEKEPFARDKCWCRFCSMQLLKMHNGKIKRLGHYCPLDLFSGTPSRMLDALDALLACPQNNLRVFQNSNLIYGDHANSISFDELSSRVFPGEIMVLIKHLLVACLLREYEHPKSNRAEGSNQSQKQQQEQAEPEQLNHSRVSIAATETKAGAAGIGAANVVLPLGGRAHAPVVTAGQSSTRTRAAAATATTQRYTKVARVETTITRQAATSVAAGPASSSQLSGNVLATAMATATAMATAGRTETKTEPETPAEAASTTSRNVNQNESQNWNRNETANQTQAQNNKAEIFRLPKNCVLQKILNLQLLVKRHFDFMWQSGYCDHSRPTYNSLRGLLAAIEGAGDAEFEPDEEQAYMLGATALDCSIMLTFQEIESECETDCPADQSSDAALQPWCVSLLGHHFLTKLCVLDLDPKPDSHFHKFIAQTREIEKCRRALN is encoded by the exons ATGACAGCCGAACGAGGACCCCGCTCCCCGGGAACGTGGCAAAAACTAAGACTTAGAGCCACAGAGCCACTGCCACAGTGGACGGCCAAGAATCTGCACGCCCTGCTGGATCTGCCCGCGGCGATGGAACTGCGCCAAATTGAGTTGATCTATCGGGCGGAGGGTAATGCAAATTTGGTGCTCGCCCTGCCGcaatttaaaaaagttttaCGTTTGCCAAAAATGATATCCAGCAGACTGCGCCAGGCGGCGCACCAGCGGCACGAGCTGGCGGATGAGGTTGCTCGGCCGGAAGGGCAGCGTGTCTCATCCGAAAGAGCTGGGACTGAAAAAG CTGGCGACTTGACAATGCCGGATTTTATGGCTTATATCGGGATAATGCGCCGTCTATTAGGAAATGAGTTTGTCTGCGGAGCGGATATTGTTGCCATACCAAAGGAAGACGATAGATTCTGGATAAACGAGCATATACGCGACCAAAGACCGG TTTCGCGTCTGGATAAGGAATTTGTGGGGCCATTCGGCCTGCTGCTGCCAGATGTGACCCAATTGCCTGCCACGTTCGATGTTTTACTTGCCAATTTACAG GCAAAGGGCACAACAGGAGATGAAACTGGAGCTGCAGCgggcggaggaggtggaggtggcAATGGCGGTGGAGCAGGAACAAGGACGAAAAACAGGAGCGCTGTCCGTCGTCTGGGCGATACATATGCCATCGAAATAAAACCCAAACAAGGCTGGCTCCAGTTGGCAAGTGATGTCAAcgatttatttgatttaatgcCATCGGGGGCAGTGACAAAGCCAAAGGAGGCGACCTGCAATCAGGAGGAGAAGGAGCCCTTTGCCCGGGACAAGTGCTGGTGTCGCTTTTGCAGCATGCAACTGCTGAAG ATGCACAATGGGAAAATAAAACGTTTGGGCCACTACTGTCCGCTGGATCTATTCTCCGG TACACCCAGTCGTATGCTCGATGCCTTGGATGCACTTCTCGCCTGCCCGCAAAATAATTTACGTGTGTTTCAGAAcagcaatttaatttatggcgATCACGCGAATTCGATTTCCTTCGATGAATTGAGCTCGCGTGTCTTTCCCGG TGAAATTATGGTGCTTATAAAACATTTGCTGGTGGCCTGCCTGCTAAGGGAATATGAG CACCCGAAATCCAACCGAGCAGAGGGCTCCAATCAGAgccagaagcagcagcaggagcaggcggAGCCGGAGCAGCTGAATCACAGTCGCGTTTCGATTGCGGCGACGGAGACAAAGGCCGGAGCTGCTGGAATTGGCGCCGCTAATGTTGTCCTGCCACTCGGAGGCAGGGCACACGCCCCTGTTGTCACTGCCGGTCAATCCTCGACGCGGACAAGAGCAGCTGCTGCAACAGCCACGACCCAAAGGTACACAAAAGTGGCCAGAGTGGAAACAACAATAACTAGACAGGCAGCCACCTCGGTGGCTGCAGGACCAGCATCAAGCAGCCAACTGTCCGGCAATGTGTTGGCAACGGCTATGGCAACGGCTACGGCAATGGCAACTGCAGGTCGAACGGAAACAAAAACGGAACCGGAAACTCCGGCTGAGGCTGCTAGTACGACAAGTCGCAACGTGAATCAGAATGAAAGCCAAAACTGGAATCGGAATGAGACTGCGAATCAAACTCAagcacaaaacaacaaagcggAAATATTTCGCTTACCAAAAAATTGTGTGCTGcaaaaaattttgaatttgcaATTGCTGGTAAAG CGCCACTTCGACTTCATGTGGCAATCCGGGTACTGCGACCACTCCCGGCCCACTTACAACTCGCTGCGGGGTCTCTTGGCCGCAATCGAAGGAGCCGGGGATGCAGAATTCGAGCCGGATGAGGAGCAGGCATATATGTTGGGAGCCACGGCGCTGGATTGCTCGATTATGTTGACGTTTCAGGAAATCGAAAGCGAATGCGAAACCGATTGCCCGGCTGACCAGAG CAGCGATGCGGCACTGCAGCCTTGGTGCGTCTCCCTGCTGGGTCATCACTTTCTAACCAAACTCTGTGTCCTGGATTTGGATCCCAAGCCCGACAGTCACTTTCATAAATTCATAGCGCAGACACGTGAAATTGAAAAGTGCCGTCGagcattaaattaa
- the LOC6615263 gene encoding inositol-pentakisphosphate 2-kinase isoform X1, protein MTAERGPRSPGTWQKLRLRATEPLPQWTAKNLHALLDLPAAMELRQIELIYRAEGNANLVLALPQFKKVLRLPKMISSRLRQAAHQRHELADEVARPEGQRVSSERAGTEKAGDLTMPDFMAYIGIMRRLLGNEFVCGADIVAIPKEDDRFWINEHIRDQRPVSRLDKEFVGPFGLLLPDVTQLPATFDVLLANLQSKWHQRRGKSSRYTAGIIFHGRTCRHLPFTPFPRSRDRDQEMAKGTTGDETGAAAGGGGGGGNGGGAGTRTKNRSAVRRLGDTYAIEIKPKQGWLQLASDVNDLFDLMPSGAVTKPKEATCNQEEKEPFARDKCWCRFCSMQLLKMHNGKIKRLGHYCPLDLFSGTPSRMLDALDALLACPQNNLRVFQNSNLIYGDHANSISFDELSSRVFPGEIMVLIKHLLVACLLREYEHPKSNRAEGSNQSQKQQQEQAEPEQLNHSRVSIAATETKAGAAGIGAANVVLPLGGRAHAPVVTAGQSSTRTRAAAATATTQRYTKVARVETTITRQAATSVAAGPASSSQLSGNVLATAMATATAMATAGRTETKTEPETPAEAASTTSRNVNQNESQNWNRNETANQTQAQNNKAEIFRLPKNCVLQKILNLQLLVKRHFDFMWQSGYCDHSRPTYNSLRGLLAAIEGAGDAEFEPDEEQAYMLGATALDCSIMLTFQEIESECETDCPADQSSDAALQPWCVSLLGHHFLTKLCVLDLDPKPDSHFHKFIAQTREIEKCRRALN, encoded by the exons ATGACAGCCGAACGAGGACCCCGCTCCCCGGGAACGTGGCAAAAACTAAGACTTAGAGCCACAGAGCCACTGCCACAGTGGACGGCCAAGAATCTGCACGCCCTGCTGGATCTGCCCGCGGCGATGGAACTGCGCCAAATTGAGTTGATCTATCGGGCGGAGGGTAATGCAAATTTGGTGCTCGCCCTGCCGcaatttaaaaaagttttaCGTTTGCCAAAAATGATATCCAGCAGACTGCGCCAGGCGGCGCACCAGCGGCACGAGCTGGCGGATGAGGTTGCTCGGCCGGAAGGGCAGCGTGTCTCATCCGAAAGAGCTGGGACTGAAAAAG CTGGCGACTTGACAATGCCGGATTTTATGGCTTATATCGGGATAATGCGCCGTCTATTAGGAAATGAGTTTGTCTGCGGAGCGGATATTGTTGCCATACCAAAGGAAGACGATAGATTCTGGATAAACGAGCATATACGCGACCAAAGACCGG TTTCGCGTCTGGATAAGGAATTTGTGGGGCCATTCGGCCTGCTGCTGCCAGATGTGACCCAATTGCCTGCCACGTTCGATGTTTTACTTGCCAATTTACAG TCAAAATGGCATCAACGACGGGGCAAAAGTTCGCGGTACACGGCAGGCATAATATTTCATGGCAGGACATGCCGGCACCTTCCTTTTACTCCATTTCCTCGGAGtcgggatcgggatcaggAGATG GCAAAGGGCACAACAGGAGATGAAACTGGAGCTGCAGCgggcggaggaggtggaggtggcAATGGCGGTGGAGCAGGAACAAGGACGAAAAACAGGAGCGCTGTCCGTCGTCTGGGCGATACATATGCCATCGAAATAAAACCCAAACAAGGCTGGCTCCAGTTGGCAAGTGATGTCAAcgatttatttgatttaatgcCATCGGGGGCAGTGACAAAGCCAAAGGAGGCGACCTGCAATCAGGAGGAGAAGGAGCCCTTTGCCCGGGACAAGTGCTGGTGTCGCTTTTGCAGCATGCAACTGCTGAAG ATGCACAATGGGAAAATAAAACGTTTGGGCCACTACTGTCCGCTGGATCTATTCTCCGG TACACCCAGTCGTATGCTCGATGCCTTGGATGCACTTCTCGCCTGCCCGCAAAATAATTTACGTGTGTTTCAGAAcagcaatttaatttatggcgATCACGCGAATTCGATTTCCTTCGATGAATTGAGCTCGCGTGTCTTTCCCGG TGAAATTATGGTGCTTATAAAACATTTGCTGGTGGCCTGCCTGCTAAGGGAATATGAG CACCCGAAATCCAACCGAGCAGAGGGCTCCAATCAGAgccagaagcagcagcaggagcaggcggAGCCGGAGCAGCTGAATCACAGTCGCGTTTCGATTGCGGCGACGGAGACAAAGGCCGGAGCTGCTGGAATTGGCGCCGCTAATGTTGTCCTGCCACTCGGAGGCAGGGCACACGCCCCTGTTGTCACTGCCGGTCAATCCTCGACGCGGACAAGAGCAGCTGCTGCAACAGCCACGACCCAAAGGTACACAAAAGTGGCCAGAGTGGAAACAACAATAACTAGACAGGCAGCCACCTCGGTGGCTGCAGGACCAGCATCAAGCAGCCAACTGTCCGGCAATGTGTTGGCAACGGCTATGGCAACGGCTACGGCAATGGCAACTGCAGGTCGAACGGAAACAAAAACGGAACCGGAAACTCCGGCTGAGGCTGCTAGTACGACAAGTCGCAACGTGAATCAGAATGAAAGCCAAAACTGGAATCGGAATGAGACTGCGAATCAAACTCAagcacaaaacaacaaagcggAAATATTTCGCTTACCAAAAAATTGTGTGCTGcaaaaaattttgaatttgcaATTGCTGGTAAAG CGCCACTTCGACTTCATGTGGCAATCCGGGTACTGCGACCACTCCCGGCCCACTTACAACTCGCTGCGGGGTCTCTTGGCCGCAATCGAAGGAGCCGGGGATGCAGAATTCGAGCCGGATGAGGAGCAGGCATATATGTTGGGAGCCACGGCGCTGGATTGCTCGATTATGTTGACGTTTCAGGAAATCGAAAGCGAATGCGAAACCGATTGCCCGGCTGACCAGAG CAGCGATGCGGCACTGCAGCCTTGGTGCGTCTCCCTGCTGGGTCATCACTTTCTAACCAAACTCTGTGTCCTGGATTTGGATCCCAAGCCCGACAGTCACTTTCATAAATTCATAGCGCAGACACGTGAAATTGAAAAGTGCCGTCGagcattaaattaa
- the LOC6615263 gene encoding inositol-pentakisphosphate 2-kinase isoform X2: MTAERGPRSPGTWQKLRLRATEPLPQWTAKNLHALLDLPAAMELRQIELIYRAEGNANLVLALPQFKKVLRLPKMISSRLRQAAHQRHELADEVARPEGQRVSSERAGTEKAGDLTMPDFMAYIGIMRRLLGNEFVCGADIVAIPKEDDRFWINEHIRDQRPVSRLDKEFVGPFGLLLPDVTQLPATFDVLLANLQSKWHQRRGKSSRYTAGIIFHGRTCRHLPFTPFPRSRDRDQEMAKGTTGDETGAAAGGGGGGGNGGGAGTRTKNRSAVRRLGDTYAIEIKPKQGWLQLASDVNDLFDLMPSGAVTKPKEATCNQEEKEPFARDKCWCRFCSMQLLKMHNGKIKRLGHYCPLDLFSGTPSRMLDALDALLACPQNNLRVFQNSNLIYGDHANSISFDELSSRVFPGEIMVLIKHLLVACLLREYEHPKSNRAEGSNQSQKQQQEQAEPEQLNHSRVSIAATETKAGAAGIGAANVVLPLGGRAHAPVVTAGQSSTRTRAAAATATTQRYTKVARVETTITRQAATSVAAGPASSSQLSGNVLATAMATATAMATAGRTETKTEPETPAEAASTTSRNVNQNESQNWNRNETANQTQAQNNKAEIFRLPKNCVLQKILNLQLLVKRHFDFMWQSGYCDHSRPTYNSLRGLLAAIEGAGDAEFEPDEEQAYMLGATALDCSIMLTFQEIESECETDCPADQSDAALQPWCVSLLGHHFLTKLCVLDLDPKPDSHFHKFIAQTREIEKCRRALN, encoded by the exons ATGACAGCCGAACGAGGACCCCGCTCCCCGGGAACGTGGCAAAAACTAAGACTTAGAGCCACAGAGCCACTGCCACAGTGGACGGCCAAGAATCTGCACGCCCTGCTGGATCTGCCCGCGGCGATGGAACTGCGCCAAATTGAGTTGATCTATCGGGCGGAGGGTAATGCAAATTTGGTGCTCGCCCTGCCGcaatttaaaaaagttttaCGTTTGCCAAAAATGATATCCAGCAGACTGCGCCAGGCGGCGCACCAGCGGCACGAGCTGGCGGATGAGGTTGCTCGGCCGGAAGGGCAGCGTGTCTCATCCGAAAGAGCTGGGACTGAAAAAG CTGGCGACTTGACAATGCCGGATTTTATGGCTTATATCGGGATAATGCGCCGTCTATTAGGAAATGAGTTTGTCTGCGGAGCGGATATTGTTGCCATACCAAAGGAAGACGATAGATTCTGGATAAACGAGCATATACGCGACCAAAGACCGG TTTCGCGTCTGGATAAGGAATTTGTGGGGCCATTCGGCCTGCTGCTGCCAGATGTGACCCAATTGCCTGCCACGTTCGATGTTTTACTTGCCAATTTACAG TCAAAATGGCATCAACGACGGGGCAAAAGTTCGCGGTACACGGCAGGCATAATATTTCATGGCAGGACATGCCGGCACCTTCCTTTTACTCCATTTCCTCGGAGtcgggatcgggatcaggAGATG GCAAAGGGCACAACAGGAGATGAAACTGGAGCTGCAGCgggcggaggaggtggaggtggcAATGGCGGTGGAGCAGGAACAAGGACGAAAAACAGGAGCGCTGTCCGTCGTCTGGGCGATACATATGCCATCGAAATAAAACCCAAACAAGGCTGGCTCCAGTTGGCAAGTGATGTCAAcgatttatttgatttaatgcCATCGGGGGCAGTGACAAAGCCAAAGGAGGCGACCTGCAATCAGGAGGAGAAGGAGCCCTTTGCCCGGGACAAGTGCTGGTGTCGCTTTTGCAGCATGCAACTGCTGAAG ATGCACAATGGGAAAATAAAACGTTTGGGCCACTACTGTCCGCTGGATCTATTCTCCGG TACACCCAGTCGTATGCTCGATGCCTTGGATGCACTTCTCGCCTGCCCGCAAAATAATTTACGTGTGTTTCAGAAcagcaatttaatttatggcgATCACGCGAATTCGATTTCCTTCGATGAATTGAGCTCGCGTGTCTTTCCCGG TGAAATTATGGTGCTTATAAAACATTTGCTGGTGGCCTGCCTGCTAAGGGAATATGAG CACCCGAAATCCAACCGAGCAGAGGGCTCCAATCAGAgccagaagcagcagcaggagcaggcggAGCCGGAGCAGCTGAATCACAGTCGCGTTTCGATTGCGGCGACGGAGACAAAGGCCGGAGCTGCTGGAATTGGCGCCGCTAATGTTGTCCTGCCACTCGGAGGCAGGGCACACGCCCCTGTTGTCACTGCCGGTCAATCCTCGACGCGGACAAGAGCAGCTGCTGCAACAGCCACGACCCAAAGGTACACAAAAGTGGCCAGAGTGGAAACAACAATAACTAGACAGGCAGCCACCTCGGTGGCTGCAGGACCAGCATCAAGCAGCCAACTGTCCGGCAATGTGTTGGCAACGGCTATGGCAACGGCTACGGCAATGGCAACTGCAGGTCGAACGGAAACAAAAACGGAACCGGAAACTCCGGCTGAGGCTGCTAGTACGACAAGTCGCAACGTGAATCAGAATGAAAGCCAAAACTGGAATCGGAATGAGACTGCGAATCAAACTCAagcacaaaacaacaaagcggAAATATTTCGCTTACCAAAAAATTGTGTGCTGcaaaaaattttgaatttgcaATTGCTGGTAAAG CGCCACTTCGACTTCATGTGGCAATCCGGGTACTGCGACCACTCCCGGCCCACTTACAACTCGCTGCGGGGTCTCTTGGCCGCAATCGAAGGAGCCGGGGATGCAGAATTCGAGCCGGATGAGGAGCAGGCATATATGTTGGGAGCCACGGCGCTGGATTGCTCGATTATGTTGACGTTTCAGGAAATCGAAAGCGAATGCGAAACCGATTGCCCGGCTGACCAGAG CGATGCGGCACTGCAGCCTTGGTGCGTCTCCCTGCTGGGTCATCACTTTCTAACCAAACTCTGTGTCCTGGATTTGGATCCCAAGCCCGACAGTCACTTTCATAAATTCATAGCGCAGACACGTGAAATTGAAAAGTGCCGTCGagcattaaattaa
- the LOC6615263 gene encoding inositol-pentakisphosphate 2-kinase isoform X8, producing the protein MTAERGPRSPGTWQKLRLRATEPLPQWTAKNLHALLDLPAAMELRQIELIYRAEGNANLVLALPQFKKVLRLPKMISSRLRQAAHQRHELADEVARPEGQRVSSERAGTEKAGDLTMPDFMAYIGIMRRLLGNEFVCGADIVAIPKEDDRFWINEHIRDQRPVSRLDKEFVGPFGLLLPDVTQLPATFDVLLANLQSKWHQRRGKSSRYTAGIIFHGRTCRHLPFTPFPRSRDRDQEMAKGTTGDETGAAAGGGGGGGNGGGAGTRTKNRSAVRRLGDTYAIEIKPKQGWLQLASDVNDLFDLMPSGAVTKPKEATCNQEEKEPFARDKCWCRFCSMQLLKMHNGKIKRLGHYCPLDLFSGTPSRMLDALDALLACPQNNLRVFQNSNLIYGDHANSISFDELSSRVFPGHSSSSYNYFLFESLPFGHKFS; encoded by the exons ATGACAGCCGAACGAGGACCCCGCTCCCCGGGAACGTGGCAAAAACTAAGACTTAGAGCCACAGAGCCACTGCCACAGTGGACGGCCAAGAATCTGCACGCCCTGCTGGATCTGCCCGCGGCGATGGAACTGCGCCAAATTGAGTTGATCTATCGGGCGGAGGGTAATGCAAATTTGGTGCTCGCCCTGCCGcaatttaaaaaagttttaCGTTTGCCAAAAATGATATCCAGCAGACTGCGCCAGGCGGCGCACCAGCGGCACGAGCTGGCGGATGAGGTTGCTCGGCCGGAAGGGCAGCGTGTCTCATCCGAAAGAGCTGGGACTGAAAAAG CTGGCGACTTGACAATGCCGGATTTTATGGCTTATATCGGGATAATGCGCCGTCTATTAGGAAATGAGTTTGTCTGCGGAGCGGATATTGTTGCCATACCAAAGGAAGACGATAGATTCTGGATAAACGAGCATATACGCGACCAAAGACCGG TTTCGCGTCTGGATAAGGAATTTGTGGGGCCATTCGGCCTGCTGCTGCCAGATGTGACCCAATTGCCTGCCACGTTCGATGTTTTACTTGCCAATTTACAG TCAAAATGGCATCAACGACGGGGCAAAAGTTCGCGGTACACGGCAGGCATAATATTTCATGGCAGGACATGCCGGCACCTTCCTTTTACTCCATTTCCTCGGAGtcgggatcgggatcaggAGATG GCAAAGGGCACAACAGGAGATGAAACTGGAGCTGCAGCgggcggaggaggtggaggtggcAATGGCGGTGGAGCAGGAACAAGGACGAAAAACAGGAGCGCTGTCCGTCGTCTGGGCGATACATATGCCATCGAAATAAAACCCAAACAAGGCTGGCTCCAGTTGGCAAGTGATGTCAAcgatttatttgatttaatgcCATCGGGGGCAGTGACAAAGCCAAAGGAGGCGACCTGCAATCAGGAGGAGAAGGAGCCCTTTGCCCGGGACAAGTGCTGGTGTCGCTTTTGCAGCATGCAACTGCTGAAG ATGCACAATGGGAAAATAAAACGTTTGGGCCACTACTGTCCGCTGGATCTATTCTCCGG TACACCCAGTCGTATGCTCGATGCCTTGGATGCACTTCTCGCCTGCCCGCAAAATAATTTACGTGTGTTTCAGAAcagcaatttaatttatggcgATCACGCGAATTCGATTTCCTTCGATGAATTGAGCTCGCGTGTCTTTCCCGG CCATTCAAGCAGCTCTTATAATTACTTTCTATTCGAGTCACTCCCTTTTGGACATAAATTTTCATGA
- the LOC6615263 gene encoding inositol-pentakisphosphate 2-kinase isoform X4: MTAERGPRSPGTWQKLRLRATEPLPQWTAKNLHALLDLPAAMELRQIELIYRAEGNANLVLALPQFKKVLRLPKMISSRLRQAAHQRHELADEVARPEGQRVSSERAGTEKAGDLTMPDFMAYIGIMRRLLGNEFVCGADIVAIPKEDDRFWINEHIRDQRPVSRLDKEFVGPFGLLLPDVTQLPATFDVLLANLQAKGTTGDETGAAAGGGGGGGNGGGAGTRTKNRSAVRRLGDTYAIEIKPKQGWLQLASDVNDLFDLMPSGAVTKPKEATCNQEEKEPFARDKCWCRFCSMQLLKMHNGKIKRLGHYCPLDLFSGTPSRMLDALDALLACPQNNLRVFQNSNLIYGDHANSISFDELSSRVFPGEIMVLIKHLLVACLLREYEHPKSNRAEGSNQSQKQQQEQAEPEQLNHSRVSIAATETKAGAAGIGAANVVLPLGGRAHAPVVTAGQSSTRTRAAAATATTQRYTKVARVETTITRQAATSVAAGPASSSQLSGNVLATAMATATAMATAGRTETKTEPETPAEAASTTSRNVNQNESQNWNRNETANQTQAQNNKAEIFRLPKNCVLQKILNLQLLVKRHFDFMWQSGYCDHSRPTYNSLRGLLAAIEGAGDAEFEPDEEQAYMLGATALDCSIMLTFQEIESECETDCPADQSDAALQPWCVSLLGHHFLTKLCVLDLDPKPDSHFHKFIAQTREIEKCRRALN; encoded by the exons ATGACAGCCGAACGAGGACCCCGCTCCCCGGGAACGTGGCAAAAACTAAGACTTAGAGCCACAGAGCCACTGCCACAGTGGACGGCCAAGAATCTGCACGCCCTGCTGGATCTGCCCGCGGCGATGGAACTGCGCCAAATTGAGTTGATCTATCGGGCGGAGGGTAATGCAAATTTGGTGCTCGCCCTGCCGcaatttaaaaaagttttaCGTTTGCCAAAAATGATATCCAGCAGACTGCGCCAGGCGGCGCACCAGCGGCACGAGCTGGCGGATGAGGTTGCTCGGCCGGAAGGGCAGCGTGTCTCATCCGAAAGAGCTGGGACTGAAAAAG CTGGCGACTTGACAATGCCGGATTTTATGGCTTATATCGGGATAATGCGCCGTCTATTAGGAAATGAGTTTGTCTGCGGAGCGGATATTGTTGCCATACCAAAGGAAGACGATAGATTCTGGATAAACGAGCATATACGCGACCAAAGACCGG TTTCGCGTCTGGATAAGGAATTTGTGGGGCCATTCGGCCTGCTGCTGCCAGATGTGACCCAATTGCCTGCCACGTTCGATGTTTTACTTGCCAATTTACAG GCAAAGGGCACAACAGGAGATGAAACTGGAGCTGCAGCgggcggaggaggtggaggtggcAATGGCGGTGGAGCAGGAACAAGGACGAAAAACAGGAGCGCTGTCCGTCGTCTGGGCGATACATATGCCATCGAAATAAAACCCAAACAAGGCTGGCTCCAGTTGGCAAGTGATGTCAAcgatttatttgatttaatgcCATCGGGGGCAGTGACAAAGCCAAAGGAGGCGACCTGCAATCAGGAGGAGAAGGAGCCCTTTGCCCGGGACAAGTGCTGGTGTCGCTTTTGCAGCATGCAACTGCTGAAG ATGCACAATGGGAAAATAAAACGTTTGGGCCACTACTGTCCGCTGGATCTATTCTCCGG TACACCCAGTCGTATGCTCGATGCCTTGGATGCACTTCTCGCCTGCCCGCAAAATAATTTACGTGTGTTTCAGAAcagcaatttaatttatggcgATCACGCGAATTCGATTTCCTTCGATGAATTGAGCTCGCGTGTCTTTCCCGG TGAAATTATGGTGCTTATAAAACATTTGCTGGTGGCCTGCCTGCTAAGGGAATATGAG CACCCGAAATCCAACCGAGCAGAGGGCTCCAATCAGAgccagaagcagcagcaggagcaggcggAGCCGGAGCAGCTGAATCACAGTCGCGTTTCGATTGCGGCGACGGAGACAAAGGCCGGAGCTGCTGGAATTGGCGCCGCTAATGTTGTCCTGCCACTCGGAGGCAGGGCACACGCCCCTGTTGTCACTGCCGGTCAATCCTCGACGCGGACAAGAGCAGCTGCTGCAACAGCCACGACCCAAAGGTACACAAAAGTGGCCAGAGTGGAAACAACAATAACTAGACAGGCAGCCACCTCGGTGGCTGCAGGACCAGCATCAAGCAGCCAACTGTCCGGCAATGTGTTGGCAACGGCTATGGCAACGGCTACGGCAATGGCAACTGCAGGTCGAACGGAAACAAAAACGGAACCGGAAACTCCGGCTGAGGCTGCTAGTACGACAAGTCGCAACGTGAATCAGAATGAAAGCCAAAACTGGAATCGGAATGAGACTGCGAATCAAACTCAagcacaaaacaacaaagcggAAATATTTCGCTTACCAAAAAATTGTGTGCTGcaaaaaattttgaatttgcaATTGCTGGTAAAG CGCCACTTCGACTTCATGTGGCAATCCGGGTACTGCGACCACTCCCGGCCCACTTACAACTCGCTGCGGGGTCTCTTGGCCGCAATCGAAGGAGCCGGGGATGCAGAATTCGAGCCGGATGAGGAGCAGGCATATATGTTGGGAGCCACGGCGCTGGATTGCTCGATTATGTTGACGTTTCAGGAAATCGAAAGCGAATGCGAAACCGATTGCCCGGCTGACCAGAG CGATGCGGCACTGCAGCCTTGGTGCGTCTCCCTGCTGGGTCATCACTTTCTAACCAAACTCTGTGTCCTGGATTTGGATCCCAAGCCCGACAGTCACTTTCATAAATTCATAGCGCAGACACGTGAAATTGAAAAGTGCCGTCGagcattaaattaa